The region TATCTTAGGAGAAAACGGTGCCGGAAAGTCAACAATCATGAGTATGCTTTTTGGAATGTACGAACCAGATGAGGGTGAGATATGGGTACGAGGGAAAAAAGAAGTAATATCCTCCCCAAGTTATGCAACAAAACTTAATATTGGAATGGTACATCAGCACTTTAAGTTAGTACAAAATTATACGATTACAGAAAATATTGTGCTTGGTTTGGAGAAGACAAAAAGATTGTTTGGTATCTTACCTTACGTTGATATGAAAAAAGCCAATCAGGCAATCAAGGATTTATCAGAAAAATATGAATTAGAAGTAAACCCGCTAAAAAAAATTGAGGAAGTTCCAGTTTCGATTCAACAGCGAGTTGAAATATTAAAAATGCTTTACAGAGAAGCAGAAATCTTAATCTTTGATGAACCAACCGCTGTTCTAACCCCACAAGAGATTGACTCCCTTCTAAAAATAATTGAAGGACTTAGAGATGCAGGAAAAACAATTATATTAATAACACATAAATTAGATGAGATTAAACGAGTAGCAGATCGCTGCGCCATTTTAAATAAAGGTAAGTTGATCGAAGTTCTTGATGTAGCTACAACATCCACAAAGGAAATGGCAAATCTTATGGTAGGTCGTGAAGTAACCTTCCGCCTTGAAAAAATTGAACCGAAGTTTAAAGAAGCGGTTCTCGAAGTAAAAAATATAACTGTTAAAAATGAAGATAACTTTGAAGTGGTGAAAGATGTTTCATTTACCATCCATGGAGGAGAAGTGTTTGCAATAGCTGGTGTTGCAGGGAATGGTCAAGTTGAAATTGCAGATTCAATTGCTGGCTTAATGAAAACTACTTCTGGTTCTATCTGGTTAAATGAAAAAGATATCACAAAAGCTAGCATAAGAAGACGTACGGAAGAAGGAATTTCCTATATTCCTGAAGACCGACAAAGCTATGGTGTAGTGATGAATTTTACTCTTCAAGATAATATAGCACTAAAAAAATATTATAAAGAGCCCTTTTGCCATAAAGGCATTCTAAAAGAAGCGACATTTTCAAATTATTCCTCCAGTTTAATTGAGAAGTATGACATAAGAAGCGGTCAAGGAAATGAAACAATCGTTCGTTCTATGAGTGGTGGTAATCAGCAAAAGGCAATTATCGCTCGTGAAATAGAGATGGAATCTCCACTTCTTATATTTGTTCAACCAACAAGAGGTCTGGACATAGGTGCAATTGAGAATATTCATAAACAAATTATTTCAGAACGAGATAAAGGAAAAGCAATCTTACTAATCTCTTTAGAACTAGATGAAATTATGAATTGCGCAGACACCATTGGAGTAATTTATAATGGTAGTTTACAAAAAATTGCACCAGCAGATACACTTACGACTAAAGAAGTTGGAGAATTTATGATGGGAGTGAAGGGGCATAACAATGAGAAATAAATTAAAAAACAGTAAAGTTCAAGCCATTATGGTTCCTATCATTGCGATTATTGTTAGCTTACTAGTAGGAGCAGTTGTATTACTTGGCCTAGGTAAGAATCCTATCAGTGTTTATTATAATATTTTACAAGGTGCCGGTATACTTCCAAAGCCTTCTTATGCAGGGTATAAAGGATTGATTACGGATTTCTTTAGCTTACTTAACATGTGGACACCTATGCTATTTGCTTCCCTTGCGGTTGCAGTGGCGTTAAAGGCAGGGTTATTTAATATAGGTGTTGCGGGTCAGATGTTAACTGCTGGTTTTGTTAGTACCATAGTGGTTGGGTATAGCTCACTTAATGATTTTCTTGCAAAACCTCTCGTTATTTTAATTAGTATTCTTACGGGAGCATTGGTTGGCGGATTGATTGGATGGTTGAAACACCGTTATAATATCAATGAGGTTGTATCCTCCATTATGATTAACTATATCGCCCAATATGTGATTAGTTTCTTTATTACTATGTACTATATTAATCCTGTATCCAGACAATCAAATCCAGTAAGTAAAGCAGCAAGATTAACCTTAGTGGATATGAAAATAGGAAATTATAAGATGGATATTCCGCTTTCTATAATCCTAGCGATTATACTAGTTTTCGTTGTTAGGTTTTTACTGAATCGTACCAAAGTTGGTTTTGAGCTAAAAGCAATTGGCGAAAGTAAAAATACTGCAAAATACGCTGGTATGAATGTGGGTAAAAATATGGTATTAGCTATGGCAATCTCAGGTGCATTAGCCGGACTAGCTGGTGTTACTTACTATCTAGGATACTTTGGATCGATTCAACCGAAGGTGTTACCTAGTATAGGATTTGATTCTATTGCAGTAGCACTACTTGGTAATTCGAATCCTGTTGGTATCTTATTCTCTTCCTTATTAATTTCTATTATTAATAAAGGTAGCACATATATGAGTTCCGCTGCCGGTGTAGAAGCTGAAATTGCTTCTGTTATTACTGGAATTATACTTCTATTTTCAGCTTGCAGTTTTTATATTAGACATAAGATTGATAGAATAAGTTCAAAATCAGAAGAGAAGAAGAGCGAAACTCTTACAGAATTGCAAGATATAAGATCTAGTTTTCATAAAGAGGGAAAACAAGAAGAGAAAAAAATAGAATCAACCGAAGTAAAGGAGGATAACAAATGGAATTAATAATTATAGACGGGTTATCCTTTGCATTACCATTATTTATTATGGCAATTGGCGGAATCTATTGTGAAAAGAGTGGAATAACAAATCTTGCATTAGAAGGTCTACAAGGATTTGGTGCATTTTGTGGAGCATTTGCAGCTGTTCTAGCAATGCGAGCCCTTGGAACAGATTCCTCTGTACCATTCTATCTTGCATTATTTATAGCCATGCTTGGTGGTATGGTATTTTCCTTAATCCATGCACTTTTATGTATTCGTTTTAAAGCAAATCAAGTAATTAGTGGTGTTGTAATTAATATTTTAGCATTATCCTTAACTACCTTTTTAACAAAACAGATTAATCGTGGATTATTTAATGCACCTTCGGATAAGTTCGTATTAGGTGTTTCTAATAAACTTACGATACCTGTTTTATCAGAGATACCTGTAATCGGGGCAATATTTAAAAACATATACCCTTTTCAAATTGTTATCATTGTAATTGCATTTATAGCTTGGTATATTCTATATAAAACAAGATTTGGATTGCATGTAAGAGCGTGTGGGGAAAATCCTCATGCTGTCGATGCAGCAGGAATCTCGGTAGCAAAGACTCGTCTAGTTGCAGTTATCGTATCTGGTGCATTGTCTGGATTAGCTGGTATTAGTTTTGCATATTCTATCTCTGCAAACTTTTCTGGTAGTATTTACACTGGATATGGTTACCTTGCTATCGCGGGATTAATCTTTGGAAACTGGTCAATCCTTCCGACATTAGGAGCTTGTCTGTTATTTGGTTTTGCAAGATCTGGTGGGTATCAGCTTGTCCAGATATTAGAATTACCAAGTGCCTACTCAGACCTAGTTATGATTTTACCTTATGCATTAACAATGCTTTTACTTGTATTTTTCTCTAAGCATAATCGTGCACCATCTGCACTTGGTGAAATTTACGATAAAGGAAAACGTTAGAATAAAAGATACCTATACCAAAGAGAGTTTTTAATTTATAAGCAATTGCAGTATAAATTCCTATAAAATTAATTAGGAGTGAGGGTTGAATTTCACTAAACAAATTTGTATCTGCGCTGAGCTACAAACTTGTTATGAGAAAAAAGCAGCGCAGAAATGAGGTAAACTATGAATATTAGATTCTATCATGCTCGCATCGCTACTATGCAAAACGATTGTGGTATCATAGAAGGAGAGCTTTGGGTTACAAATAATCGAATCTCTTATGTAGGTACCGAAAGAGAAAGCCAGATTTCATGGGATAGAGAAATTGATTGTAAAGGGAATCTATTAATGCCAGGATTTAAGAATACTCATACGCATTCTGCTATGACATTTCTTAGATCCTACGCTGATGATTTACCATTGCATGATTGGTTAAATAAACAGGTATTTCCGATGGAAGCGAAATTATCACCAGATGATATCTATCACTTATCAAAACTAGCCATCTTAGAGTACCTAACTAGTGGTATGACAGCAAACTTTGATATGTATATTACACCAGATACGATAGTCCAGGCTTCGATAGATACTGGATTTCGAACCGTTCTTTGTGGTGGAGTAAGTAACTTTTTGCATTCTGTAACACAGGTTGAGGATTGGTACAAAAAATACAATAATTATCATGAGCTAGTTTCATTTCAACTCGGTTTTCATGCGGAATATACAATAGATAGAGCGACACTTATGGATTTAGCTTCGTTAGCAAAACAGCTAAAAGCTCCAGTTTATACCCATAACTCAGAGACAAAAGCAGAAGTTGATGCATGTATATCAAGAAATCAAATGACTCCAACTGCATATCTTGATTCCTTAGGTATCTATGATTTTGGTGGTGGCGGATATCATTGTGTTCATATGACCGATGAAGACCTTTACATCGTAAAGAGAAGAGGAGTTTCAGTTGTTACAAATCCTGGTTCTAACACGAAATTAGCAAGTGGAATTGCACGTATTGAAGATATGTTATCACTTGGAATTAATATAGCAATCGGAACAGATGGCCCTGCAAGCAATAATTGTCTTGACATGTTTCGTGAGATGTTCTTAGTTACAGGACTTTCTAAATTAAAGAATGAAGATGCGTCCTCAGTAGATGCAAATGAAGTTCTTAGGATGGCAACTGTAAATGGTGCAAAAGCGATGTGTCTTACAGACTGTGATTGTCTCGCTGAAGGAAAATTAGCAGATTTAATCATGATTAATTTACATCAGCCAAATATGCAGCCAATGAATAACATTACTAAAAACATTGTCTATAGCGGAAGTAAAACCAATGTTAAATTAACAATGGTCAATGGCAAGATACTCTATGAAAATGGTGAATTTTTCGTAGGAGAAGATCCAGAGGCTATTTATGCGAAGGCGAATGAAATAATAAATCGTATGAGATAATTTAATTACCGAGAGATATGATACAGTAGTTTTTTAAGATTATGAAGCTATCGAGAGATATTCCATTCATTAACCGTTTTCATTCCATACTTTTTACGTTTTAGGCATAAATTTGAATAATAAGATTAGTATTTTACTTATATTGAAGGCAGTGACATTATAAAGAGTCACTGCCTTCAATATTGATATTACTTTTTAATTTTCACTGGTTCCAGTAGATTTAGAAAATACTCATTTTTACTTCCATCGGGGCTATCATTACGAATATGTTCTTCAAAACATAGTTTCGAGTGATCAGATTCATATTTATCATTTATTGATAGTAGTTCCATTAAGGTTTTCCATGAGCCCCCGATATCATCACTGCTTTCAAGCATTGCATATAACCCGCCAGGTAATCTCATTTCCTTAAGATTATCCGGAACAGCTATTTCATCAGGAATAGAAGCGCACATGCCATATCCATAAGGCTTACCTTCTCCGCTTGGCATTGGATTCATGTTTCCACCAAACAAACGTGCTGTTCCTGCTAGATTTGCTGATTTTAACCAGTCTATAACGGGTATCATTGCCTCCTCTTCGGGCGAAACGCTCACTGCAATGTTGTATGCGACCCTCATTGGGGGTAGTGTGATAAATCTTAGATTTTTACTATTTTCTTGCTGATTTAACATGATTAACTCCTCCATTTCGTATTGTAACTCATTAGTCAGTTTTATGTTTGCCAGCAGTTTCGATATATTTGCATCCGTTATCAATTGATCACTTTGTTCCTGTAAAAATGACAAGAACAGAACCAACTGATTTTCTTTATTAGAAATTTCAACCCTTTGAGCTTTTAAAGCAGAAAGTCTGTTAACAATAACTTCTTGTAATTTATTAAACGTTTTGTTATCCATAACAGTCTTTATTTCACATATCGGAACATCAAATTTTCTTAGTAATGCTGTGATATGAATACATAGAACTGCATTGTCATCATAAACTCTCCATCCAGAATCATTATCCCTTTTACTGCAAAAAAGTTCTTCCGATTCCCAATGACGCAAAGTACGGCTCGTCAGCCCTAGCTGCGCAGAGAGTTTATGGATTGCGATTAGATTATTCACTTCTTTTACTCCTTTCAGAGATATCTCTAAAATTATTTTAACACTTGACGTTGCGACAATTGCAAGAGCTTTTTTTCTTAGAAATCACATCCGCTAGCTTACTTTTTGAGTTTATATAATACTTCTTTTAAGTCCTTAATTACAATCGGTTTTCCCTCTTTATCAAGAAGCGGTGTCATCGTATAGAAAAATAAAACACCATTGCATAAGTAATGAACACCTGTTTCACGGTCAACTATAATTTCAATTACTCTCAACACACCTTGTGAATAGACAGTTGTAAATCGTTTATTTTTCATGTCACAATACTCCTTTATTTTACTTTATTACCATACATGATATCATACTGTCTTTTATGCAAGCAAGTGTGCTTCTATTTAGCTAGCTTAAAAATAATTCTAAAAAAACTTGCAACGAACAAAGTGATGCACAAAATCCACTAGTATGATAGACTAAAATATAATGTAGCTACTGGTTTTTATATCAACATGTACCTTTCTACAAATAGATATCATCCTCAATCATATAACGAAAATTTAGGAGGGAACAAGATGTATCAATATAAAAATTTATCAGTTCAAGATGTACATAAAATCGAGGAAATCGATGCGGAATGGTTTATACATAAAGCTTGGAGACAAAAAGATGGTGAACTAACCTTAGTTGAAATCAATTGGTTAGAAAAGGAATTGCCAAATGGTTTACCATGGCACAAAGAACACTTTGTTAATTCTCTAGATGGAGGAGGCAAAGCGATAGGTTGTTTTAATCACGGTACTATGGTTGGATATGCTACATTAAATGCAGATTTATTTGGTGAGAAGAAAGATTATCTGCTTCTTGATCAGATATTTATATCTAAAAATGATAGAAATCATGGGATTGGAAAAGAGCTATTTCATAGATTGGGTGAATGTGCTCTTAAGTTAGGCGCTAAAAAGTTATACATTTGCTCAGCTTCTGCAGAAGAAACGGTTGCATTTTATAGAAACCTTGGATGTATAGATGCAACTGAAATAAATGAAGAACTTTATGCAATAGACCCAAAAGATATACAACTAGAGTATATCTTATAGGTTTTTAGGGGTGATATCATATGAAAATTGACCGACTTTTAGCAATAACCATTTACCTACTCAACCATAAACGTACGTCTGCTGGGGATTTAGCAAATCGCTTCGAAGTTTCCACTAGGACAATTATGAGAGATATCGATTCTTTATGTCTTGCAGGTATTCCTGTCATATCGACCTTCGGCGTGGATGGGGGTTATGAGATTATGAAAACATTTCAAATGGAGAAACAAGTGGCAGGTGAGATCGATTATTCCTTTATCCTCGCAGCTTTAAAAGGTTTATCAACGGCATATCCAGACAGAGAACTTGAGAATACGATCGAGAAGTTACAGAGTTTAGGTGAGAATTCCACTCAGAGTATCGTAATTGATCTAGGTGTTGCAAATGAGCACAAGGGAATCAACTCTTTACTTTCCATGTTAAGTCATGCGATAAAAATAGAGCACATAGTAGAGTTTACCTATACAAATACAGATAATATAACAAAATCCGCTGTTGTAGAACCAGTATCTATCATTTACAAATGGTATCATTGGTATTTACTAGCTTATCAACCAAGCCATGAAACTTATTGTTTGTATAAGTTAATTCGAATGGAGCACTTAACCATACACGATCAGGAAAATACGATGCTGCATATTCCAAAGGATGCTATGCATATCTGGGAAAGCAGAAATGAAACCCGTACCATGACAACGATAAAGCTAAGGTGTTCCTCTAGTATACGATCCAGATGCTTAGAATATCTAAATGGTACTATTATTGAAGAATATTCGGATGGTGATTTTCTATATGAGATTATGGTACCGGAAAATGAACAATTTTGGTTTGGAACAGTACTATCTTTTGGAGATAAGGTAAAAATTATAGAACCGCCTGAAATTATAGAGAGGGTAGTTGCTACATGCAGTGAAGTTATAAACCAATATAAAAATATTGAATGAAAAGAATAATTTTGAATAATGACGTACTGTTGTCATAGTTCATTTGATACATTTCTTAGGAAGGGATATTCCCTATACTAGGAAAGGAGCAAGTAGTAGATGATATACTTTCATTAAGTAAGTTTGTATTTTCTATTACTAAGGTTTATAATGAGTAATATTAAGAGATATCAGGTTAATGAGGATAACGCATGGTCTGAGATGGTAGAGGCAGGAGATTTTGTATTTTTAAATTTCTGTGTTGGTAACGTGGGGCAATCAGTAGAAGCACAAGTTCACGGAGCGATTAATTGTATGGAGTATAACTTAAAGAAACTAGGATTAACTCTTGAGCATGTAGTTAAAGTTACCGTCTTACTGAGAGATGCATGGAATATCCCGATTATGGAAACGGTGTTTAAAGAGAGATTTGCTGGGAATTATCCAGCGAGAATAACAATACAAACAGAATTTGCTCATTGTGGAGGAGCAGATGGATTACATGCTCAAATTGATGCAATCGCTTATCGGAAGTAATAGATAGATAATATCAATATGAATTCCATAAAAGAATTAGCTAAAAATGTTTAAAAATTAATCACCTAAAGAAGAATTTATTTTAAGTTATTTAATAACCAAAATTTTATATGGTAAGAAAAAGAATGATTTAAACGATAAGAAAAAGAAGTTTTTGAATATTAAAAAAAATTTTGAACTAAGTAAGGGAAAGAATAGTTTTTTATTAGTAAGGATAAGAGTGATTTAAGATGTGGAAACAACAGATAGAAGATTATTGTAAGTCATTAGGCCTTGATACAATCGGTTTTATACGCAGTAGAAGATTCGTTGAATTAATTGATTTCTATGAGCAAAGAAAAGAGAAGAACTTACAAAATGAATTTGAAGAGAAGGACATTGAAAAGAGAATCGATCCGAGCCTTACAATGGAGAGCGGGAAAACAATTATATCCATTGCATTTCCTTATTACCATGATGAGGAGTATAAAGAAAATGGATTTTCTATTTATACGAAACGTAACGATTATCACAAAGTATTGAAATCCTATCTCAACAAAGTGTGTGAATACATTGAAAGCCTTGGAGGAAAAGCGGAGTGTTTTGTAGACAGTAATGCTCTTCCTGAGCGTTACATCGCTTATTTAGCAGGTGTTGGCTTTATTGGTAAGAATAATATGTTAATTACTAAGAAATATGGTTCGTATGTTTTTCTAGGAGAAGTTATAACAGACTTAGAGATGGATTTGGAGGATGTTAGAACTTATCATGAAATTCCGAAGTATATAGAATGTGGTGATTGCAAACTCTGTTATCATGAATGTCCAACAAAATCAATCAATCAAACCAAAATTAATCCAAATATCTGTTTATCCTACCTCACTCAAAAGAAAGACCTATCCGATCAGGAGATTAGTCTCTTAAAAGGTAATGTTTTTGGATGTGATTATTGTCAACTAAAATGCCCTTATAATGAAGAAGTTGAAACTAATGTTTTAGATGACTTTAAAACCTTAAGTTATATGAATGAGGATATGGAAATCTTTGCTTCCATGGATAATAAATTCTTCAAAGATAAGATAAGCAATACTTCTTGCGAGTGGAGAGGAAAGAACGTGATTAAAAGAAATGCAATTCTCCGTATGCATAGAGAAAATCAAGATATCACTAAGTTACGAGGGGATTCCCCATATATCAATGATTATATTGAACGATTGCTGAAGAAACGTGATGTGAAAGAATAGTTATATTATGAAAATATCTTATGTGAAGTCTATAATTTATGTTTTATGTAAAGCCTTATATAAGGAGTCTTTATTATTGAGTTTTATACTATTATGATTTAGATGTACTCTATACAAATGTAAAATACGTACCAAATACAGATCTGATTTTTAGTAGACACTTGTAATGTAGGATGGTAAAATATGTATATGAGCGTCGTTTATAATAAGGAAAGTACGCGAAGCGTGCTTTTTTTGTTTTTGTAAGGTATTTTGCAAAAGAAGGTATATTATCGAATGTAGAAATAGTTAATGAATCTATTCAACCAGATTTAAAGAGAGAAATGTAGAAGATATAGCTGCGTACATACGCACAGAAAGGACGAATCATGTTTGAGTGTATCATAACATTCTTAAGCTTCATTGTAGCAGTTATTTTTCTTCGGCTGATATTTCAAAGAAGAATCAGTCAACGTTTCCAATTTGCTTTATGTGAAATTTTCTTTGTTACGGTACTTCTCGTTGGATGTGCATCTACCAGCAGTGTAAAAGACGGAGATTTAACAGAAAATAAAGAAATAGAAGAGACCTTAGATGAAAATGATAAGATAAATAATCAGAACACTCTAGATCCTACCAGTTCTGAGGCAGAGAAAGATTCCGTTGTAAAGTTTACTTACGAATTAATACATCTAGAAAACGGTACGATAGATGGAAATGTTGAAGTCCTATCTGAGAATGAGATAACCGTTGTTAATAATGCAATCTCTGATTTTATGATAAAATCATCAGCGTGGCCGGGTGTTGATATTGATAAATTAAGCGATTGTTATCAGATAAATTGGATTTTTGAGGATGGCTCGATATTAGAATATTATACTTTTATAACTGGTGATAAGACAGTAATGCAATTTGGTAAAGATGGTCAGTATAGTATTATCGACAATAAATCATATGAAAACATTGTAAATTTGTTTTATAAAATCTTAGAAGAAGATGAAGATATTTAAGTTATAATAAGGATACTAAAAACTTTGCTACATTTTATTTAGAACAATATTAATAGCTTAACAATAGAGAGTCTTACTCATATCAGTAAGCTCTCTTTTTTCTTAACGGAAAGAGAGCCATCGATTCCTTGTATTATTAATAATTTCTCTAATTCGACACACTAATTTTAAAATCACATAAAGTATTATTAAAATATAATTGTAATTTAATAGTATAGGTGGTATAATAGAGTTTGTTAAAAATATATCATAATCATTACTATTATTGTTTATAAAGAAAGTTATGGGAAGGGGTAATCACGATGAAAGTAGTAGTTGTAGGATGTACTCATGCTGGCACAGCAACAGTTGTTAATTTAAAGGAACTTCATCCAGATAGTGAAATCACAATTTATGAGAAGAATGATAACATATCTTTTTTATCATGCGGTATCGCATTGAATGTAGGAAAGGTAATTAAGGATACTAATAGTTTGTTTTATAATTCACCAGAAAATCTTAACAAATCAGGTGTCATTACTAAAATGAAGCATGAAGTATTGGATATAGATTTTGAAAATAAAGTCCTAAAAGTAAAAAATTTAGTAACAGGAGAGACTTTTGAGGATAGCTATGACAAGCTAGTTTTAACACTCGGATCTTGGCCAATCGTACCAAAGTTTGAGGGAGGAGAACTAGAGAATATCGAGTTATGCAAAAATCATGACCATGCTTTAAGAATCATTGAAAAATCTCAAAATGCATCCAATGTTGTTATCATCGGTGCAGGATATATTGGCGTTGAATTAGTAGAAGCATTTGAGGTACTAGGTAAAAAAGTAACTCTTATCGATGCAGAGCAAAGAATCCTTCCAAAATACTTAGATAAGGATTTTACCGATATTGCAGAAAATGAATTTACATCTCGTGGCGTTCAATTAGTATTAGGTGAAAAAGTGAATAAATTCCTTGGTGAGGATGGAAAAGTTAATCAGGTAGTTACAGAGAATGGTACTTATGATGCTGATTTAGTAATTCTATGCATAGGATTTGCTCCTAGTACAAAATTAGTACAAGGAAAACTTGATACCTTACCAAATGGTGCGATTATTATTGATGAATATATGAGAACAAGCCAGGAAGATGTATTTGCAGCTGGCGACTGCTGTGTTGTTAAATTCAATCCTTCTGGAGATTATCGTTATATTCCTCTAGCTACCAATGCAGTTAGAATGGGTACATTAGTTGCAAGAAATATAAATAAACCTACGATTAAGTATATGGGGACTCAGGGAACTTCGGGTATTAAAATTTATGATTATAACATCGCTTCTACAGGATTAACAGTGGAAGTAGCAAGAACGACAACCACAATGAATGTCGCTAGTGTATCCGTAAC is a window of Lachnoclostridium phytofermentans ISDg DNA encoding:
- a CDS encoding helix-turn-helix transcriptional regulator, which produces MKIDRLLAITIYLLNHKRTSAGDLANRFEVSTRTIMRDIDSLCLAGIPVISTFGVDGGYEIMKTFQMEKQVAGEIDYSFILAALKGLSTAYPDRELENTIEKLQSLGENSTQSIVIDLGVANEHKGINSLLSMLSHAIKIEHIVEFTYTNTDNITKSAVVEPVSIIYKWYHWYLLAYQPSHETYCLYKLIRMEHLTIHDQENTMLHIPKDAMHIWESRNETRTMTTIKLRCSSSIRSRCLEYLNGTIIEEYSDGDFLYEIMVPENEQFWFGTVLSFGDKVKIIEPPEIIERVVATCSEVINQYKNIE
- a CDS encoding RidA family protein — encoded protein: MSNIKRYQVNEDNAWSEMVEAGDFVFLNFCVGNVGQSVEAQVHGAINCMEYNLKKLGLTLEHVVKVTVLLRDAWNIPIMETVFKERFAGNYPARITIQTEFAHCGGADGLHAQIDAIAYRK
- a CDS encoding GNAT family N-acetyltransferase is translated as MYQYKNLSVQDVHKIEEIDAEWFIHKAWRQKDGELTLVEINWLEKELPNGLPWHKEHFVNSLDGGGKAIGCFNHGTMVGYATLNADLFGEKKDYLLLDQIFISKNDRNHGIGKELFHRLGECALKLGAKKLYICSASAEETVAFYRNLGCIDATEINEELYAIDPKDIQLEYIL
- a CDS encoding ABC transporter permease; the protein is MELIIIDGLSFALPLFIMAIGGIYCEKSGITNLALEGLQGFGAFCGAFAAVLAMRALGTDSSVPFYLALFIAMLGGMVFSLIHALLCIRFKANQVISGVVINILALSLTTFLTKQINRGLFNAPSDKFVLGVSNKLTIPVLSEIPVIGAIFKNIYPFQIVIIVIAFIAWYILYKTRFGLHVRACGENPHAVDAAGISVAKTRLVAVIVSGALSGLAGISFAYSISANFSGSIYTGYGYLAIAGLIFGNWSILPTLGACLLFGFARSGGYQLVQILELPSAYSDLVMILPYALTMLLLVFFSKHNRAPSALGEIYDKGKR
- a CDS encoding DUF6440 family protein, with translation MKNKRFTTVYSQGVLRVIEIIVDRETGVHYLCNGVLFFYTMTPLLDKEGKPIVIKDLKEVLYKLKK
- a CDS encoding MerR family transcriptional regulator, encoding MNNLIAIHKLSAQLGLTSRTLRHWESEELFCSKRDNDSGWRVYDDNAVLCIHITALLRKFDVPICEIKTVMDNKTFNKLQEVIVNRLSALKAQRVEISNKENQLVLFLSFLQEQSDQLITDANISKLLANIKLTNELQYEMEELIMLNQQENSKNLRFITLPPMRVAYNIAVSVSPEEEAMIPVIDWLKSANLAGTARLFGGNMNPMPSGEGKPYGYGMCASIPDEIAVPDNLKEMRLPGGLYAMLESSDDIGGSWKTLMELLSINDKYESDHSKLCFEEHIRNDSPDGSKNEYFLNLLEPVKIKK
- a CDS encoding ABC transporter ATP-binding protein is translated as MPDYIVEMKHITKRFPGIVANDDVTLQIKKGEIFAILGENGAGKSTIMSMLFGMYEPDEGEIWVRGKKEVISSPSYATKLNIGMVHQHFKLVQNYTITENIVLGLEKTKRLFGILPYVDMKKANQAIKDLSEKYELEVNPLKKIEEVPVSIQQRVEILKMLYREAEILIFDEPTAVLTPQEIDSLLKIIEGLRDAGKTIILITHKLDEIKRVADRCAILNKGKLIEVLDVATTSTKEMANLMVGREVTFRLEKIEPKFKEAVLEVKNITVKNEDNFEVVKDVSFTIHGGEVFAIAGVAGNGQVEIADSIAGLMKTTSGSIWLNEKDITKASIRRRTEEGISYIPEDRQSYGVVMNFTLQDNIALKKYYKEPFCHKGILKEATFSNYSSSLIEKYDIRSGQGNETIVRSMSGGNQQKAIIAREIEMESPLLIFVQPTRGLDIGAIENIHKQIISERDKGKAILLISLELDEIMNCADTIGVIYNGSLQKIAPADTLTTKEVGEFMMGVKGHNNEK
- a CDS encoding ABC transporter permease; this encodes MRNKLKNSKVQAIMVPIIAIIVSLLVGAVVLLGLGKNPISVYYNILQGAGILPKPSYAGYKGLITDFFSLLNMWTPMLFASLAVAVALKAGLFNIGVAGQMLTAGFVSTIVVGYSSLNDFLAKPLVILISILTGALVGGLIGWLKHRYNINEVVSSIMINYIAQYVISFFITMYYINPVSRQSNPVSKAARLTLVDMKIGNYKMDIPLSIILAIILVFVVRFLLNRTKVGFELKAIGESKNTAKYAGMNVGKNMVLAMAISGALAGLAGVTYYLGYFGSIQPKVLPSIGFDSIAVALLGNSNPVGILFSSLLISIINKGSTYMSSAAGVEAEIASVITGIILLFSACSFYIRHKIDRISSKSEEKKSETLTELQDIRSSFHKEGKQEEKKIESTEVKEDNKWN
- a CDS encoding amidohydrolase, coding for MNIRFYHARIATMQNDCGIIEGELWVTNNRISYVGTERESQISWDREIDCKGNLLMPGFKNTHTHSAMTFLRSYADDLPLHDWLNKQVFPMEAKLSPDDIYHLSKLAILEYLTSGMTANFDMYITPDTIVQASIDTGFRTVLCGGVSNFLHSVTQVEDWYKKYNNYHELVSFQLGFHAEYTIDRATLMDLASLAKQLKAPVYTHNSETKAEVDACISRNQMTPTAYLDSLGIYDFGGGGYHCVHMTDEDLYIVKRRGVSVVTNPGSNTKLASGIARIEDMLSLGINIAIGTDGPASNNCLDMFREMFLVTGLSKLKNEDASSVDANEVLRMATVNGAKAMCLTDCDCLAEGKLADLIMINLHQPNMQPMNNITKNIVYSGSKTNVKLTMVNGKILYENGEFFVGEDPEAIYAKANEIINRMR
- the queG gene encoding tRNA epoxyqueuosine(34) reductase QueG — its product is MWKQQIEDYCKSLGLDTIGFIRSRRFVELIDFYEQRKEKNLQNEFEEKDIEKRIDPSLTMESGKTIISIAFPYYHDEEYKENGFSIYTKRNDYHKVLKSYLNKVCEYIESLGGKAECFVDSNALPERYIAYLAGVGFIGKNNMLITKKYGSYVFLGEVITDLEMDLEDVRTYHEIPKYIECGDCKLCYHECPTKSINQTKINPNICLSYLTQKKDLSDQEISLLKGNVFGCDYCQLKCPYNEEVETNVLDDFKTLSYMNEDMEIFASMDNKFFKDKISNTSCEWRGKNVIKRNAILRMHRENQDITKLRGDSPYINDYIERLLKKRDVKE